The following proteins come from a genomic window of Ailuropoda melanoleuca isolate Jingjing chromosome 2, ASM200744v2, whole genome shotgun sequence:
- the XKR8 gene encoding XK-related protein 8, whose protein sequence is MPWLPRAALLWDVVLGFLGTAAFLIDLGADLWAAGQYVLSGRYLCAAMVLALLGLASVALQLFSWVWLRADPAGLHAPQPPGRCLALLHVLQLGYLYRCVQGLQQGLLVWQQEAPSEFDLAYADFLTLDISMLRLFETFLETTPQLTLVLAIVLQSGRAESYQWVGICTSFVGISWALLDYHRALRTCLPSKSPLGLGSSVVYFLWNLLLLWPRVLAVALFSALFPRYVALHFVGLWLVLLFWVWLQGTDFMPGACSEWLYRATVATILYFCWFSVAEGRTRGRAAIHLAFLLGDSVLMVVTWWTHIPWLPSGIPVRMLLPASGICFLLGLALRLVYYHWLHPSCRWEPDRVDGTQGLHPVEWRRLPHNRRMAQLARCFFPRVRDEAALPWKGDVNGVL, encoded by the exons GCCAGTATGTGCTCAGCGGCCGCTACCTGTGTGCGGCGATGGTGTTGGCGCTGCTGGGCCTCGCCTCCGTCGCGCTGCAGCTCTTCAGCTGGGTCTGGTTGCGCGCCGACCCCGCCGGCTTGCACGCGCCACAGCCCCCGGGCCGCTGCCTGGCGCTGCTGCACGTCCTGCAGCTGGGCTACCTGTACAG GTGTGTGCAGGGGCTGCAGCAGGGGCTCCTGGTGTGGCAGCAGGAGGCGCCCTCCGAGTTTGACCTGGCTTACGCCGACTTCCTAACGCTGGACATCAGCATGCTGCGGCTCTTCGAGACCTTCTTGGAGACGACTCCCCAGCTCACGCTGGTGCTGGCCATCGTCTTGCAGAGTGGCCGGGCCGAGTCCTACCAGT GGGTCGGCATCTGCACGTCCTTCGTGGGCATCTCGTGGGCGCTGCTTGACTACCACCGGGCCTTGcgcacctgcctcccctccaagTCGCCCCTGGGGCTGGGCTCGTCCGTGGTCTACTTCCTGTGGAACCTGCTGCTGCTGTGGCCCCGAGTCCTGGCCGTGGCCCTCTTCTCCGCTCTCTTCCCCCGCTACGTGGCCCTGCACTTCGTGGGCCTGTGGCTGGTGCTGCTGTTCTGGGTCTGGCTGCAGGGCACGGACTTCATGCCAGGTGCCTGCTCGGAGTGGCTCTACCGGGCCACCGTGGCCACCATTCTTTACTTCTGCTGGTTCAGCGTGGCCGAGGGCCGCACCCGAGGCCGCGCCGCCATCCACCTGGCGTTCCTCCTGGGTGACAGCGTCCTCATGGTGGTCACCTGGTGGACTCACATCCCCTGGCTGCCCAGTGGGATCCCCGTGCGGATGCTGCTGCCCGCGAGCGGCATCTGCTTCCTTTTGGGGCTGGCTCTGCGGCTTGTGTACTACCACTGGCTGCACCCGAGCTGCCGCTGGGAGCCTGACCGGGTGGATGGGACCCAGGGCCTCCACCCCGTCGAGTGGCGTCGGCTGCCTCACAACAGGCGCATGGCCCAGTTGGCGCGGTGCTTCTTCCCCAGGGTGAGGGATGAGGCTGCTTTGCCGTGGAAGGGAGACGTGAATGGGGTCCTTTGA